The genomic interval AATGGTTTTGATTCAACCCGGAAAGaaacagagtgaaaagaaaagcacaaaagtTGAACCATTAACGTGGAGacctcgctctgtgtgtgtgtgtgtgtgtgtgtgtgtgtgtgtgtgcatgtgcgtgtgtgcgtgtgtgcgtgcctgtgtgcgtgcatgcgtgcgtgcgtgtgtgcgtgcgtgcgtgcgtgtgtgtgtgcctgtgtgcgtgcgtgcgtgcgtgcgtgtgtgcgtgcctgtgtgcgtgtgtgtgcctgtgtgcctgtgtgcgtgcgtgtgtgcaggtgaCCGTCTCGGTAAACAGTGGCAAAGGTGAATTCTCTgcctccttcactcctgaagAACCTCTATGTAACGGACGCTGGCACACGATCACAGGTGGGTCGACGTCTCTGTAGCTATCGTCTGAACTTGTCACTTGTGTTACTGTGTCACCGCTCCTCTGGCCTGTTGTGACGCCTCTTGTGTCGTCTGTGCGTCTCCCCAGTGGTGAAGAAGAACAACGTCCTGCAGCTCCATGTGGATGCCGGCAGCGAGCACAGCGTCGGCCCCAAACAGAGCCGCTCTGCAGGGGCCAAGGAGACAGTTTACCTTGGAGGGGTACCTGGTGAGTACAcgtacaagtacacacactcacacacacacttgtctttttGCTccttattactattattatttcttagTTTCAATATTTAAGAACCTGAGTAGATGGAACTGAGAAAGTCAGAGCTTTAAATGGCTGAAgtgaaaatgttgatgaatTTCAAAGTCATATTTATTAGGCCACAAGAAATCTCATATCATGTAAATTCATTTGCAGAGGTTATGGTCAGATGCAGAAAGATTAGATATTAAAGCAccaattattacatttttagtgAAACTTTTatcctacacattttttttaacacaagcTGACAGACTGCTGACGTGATGATGACCCACAACTCtcacaaaaatctgtttttcctttttcaactgTCTTCACAAGTcaagacataaaaacattatactatAGTTTCTTTTACATTGTCATCATTACTTATTCATATATGGACTTTTTGCCAAAACATTGCACCTTTGTTTTTACGATCTTAATTTTTCCTCAATtacatctttattttctttcgtACTACAACTACGACTATTCTCATTGACGGTTTAAGCTGAGAGATGTTGCAAATCCTCATATCTATTCTACAACtttgaaactctttttttattgtgatatgAATGCAACAAACTATATGTCTCAATCACGGTGATTGGTTGCCTGGTGTTTGGTTCGAGTAGCTGGAGGCTGTCTGATGgctcttccttctttcttttctccgttACGCATtgttcctctctccatccaccaGATGGTATCACTGTTCCCGGTCTGCCCGCCGCCCTGCCGGCTTTCCACGGCTGCATCCGCCAAGCGACCGTCAACCACAGACCGGCCATGTTGTCCAAACCGCTTGCGGTGCACGGAGCGGTGGGGACGCAGGGCTGCCCACACATGTAAACCCAATACACAGTCTTATCCTCACATTTCCCAACTACAAATAAATGGTGGTGGGTGTCATGTTACTGTAgctaatttaaaatatatattaatatttattgtatattttcagaaaaatatatattttataattccCTGTTTGTTGTCGCAATAGTattggtttatgttttttttttgctacaggGTGCTACAACAGTGACACATGTCTGCACATAGAGATGCACTGACAAGATTTCAAATATCAACTCTAAAATCATAAATCCATTATAAAAATGTGtagtatattgtaaataaaGTCAACAGCGTGAAATTGCTTTTTTGTATAcaacaaatgataaaatataaattatagCTCAGATAATTTTTGTCCTTTGGCTCAAACAAACTTTCCTGAATCTGCAGTATACTGCATTGAATTACAGGATGTAAACATCCGTGTATTGTGCATCTCCAGCAGAGAATGTTAAGAAAACCTACTGAGTCGGTTCACTGTGAACACTGACGTAAGAGCAGTGTCCTCGGGCAGCGGAGAAGGGAAATGTCGCCTGCAACGTAGACGGAGTCGTTTAGTCTCAATAACAAGGGCTCCGATATGATCTTATCACAGCTTATTAAAGCgtattaaatgttttgtgtcactTAGTTTCTGAAAGCTCTAATGGATCTGACTTATGAGACAAGGCACCAATCACAGTCTCTTCAAGGTAAATAAACCTAAATTTAAGTCAGTGTCTGTAACTTCGATGATTACAAAACTCTCTGAAGATGAACGGTTCCATCAGTCAGCTACAGGCGGCGTTTCCTCATCTCTTTTCTGCCATTAATGTAAACATGTACCAAATGTGTGTGAAGCTTTGATGTTGTATAACCACTTTTAAAAAGATCTCACAGAAAGAATAAGCTGCCTCTGCCCCTAACTACCACCCCCGCCCCTCactatcacccccccccccccgtgttgtAAATGCATTtctaaataaagatttttttttcgtaCAAAGTGcactttgtttctcttctgcGAAAGACgagtctgtttgttgttgttttggcaatatggtttattttattatgagTTAATCAAAGAAGAGCCCGAATGCATCGGCCCTCACTAAGGCTCTGACAGTCTGTACTGTGGTATGACTTCAGAAAtatagaaagaaaatgaagatcAAATTTAAGGCTTAATCCCAACATAGTTTCCCAATCTTATAAAACTGCCTCTTTCCTTTCAGAGTAAAACTACTGAtcagcagaacaaaacagatGTTGACAATCACAGTTAGGTCAAACAGTTTGTATGGTGTCAGGGTGGAAAAAACTGGCCTAACTTATCCATTAACAGTTCTGCTAATCCTGCGGTGTTCATCCTGAGGAGCAGAGTTGCCTTTGGTATAGAAATGTATAAGACAACGttgaagagagggagataaaagaaaactgaaatacagGAGGAGTAAAGGAATCAGAGGAGTTCCGAGACCCAGCGGTGGCTCAACAGGCTGCGCTCTAGTCCAGACTCATGTCCTCGTcgtcctctttcttctctttggaGTCTCCTTTACTGCCCTGCATGGCTCTGGCAAACGCCTCCACATCTGACAaggacaaaataacaaaagaaaaagacacaaagaagttaatttttgacaaaaacaggtagataaatacatttctttatttaatcagatgAAATAAAAGGTCTACACTTGGTTCCTTGGCCATTGTTCTTGCGTTGCCAAAAGTTTGAATATATGGTTTAGTAGTTCATAAAAACGTTATAAAAcaatgtcatagtatagcaagtCATAAAAATATCGTAGtatattaattaattcaaaacagCATAGTATTGTAAGGTATAAAAAACAGCATAAACTGGCCATTGTACAGTGAGCcgaggcagatggccgcccaccaTGAGGCTCTGttggaggtttcttcctgtgcaatgttttttcttcttctctccactgtcgccatgtgtttgctcattgtgggatattgcatgtttctctgtaatattacaATGTGTAGCGCCTCAACataatgtttgttgtgatttgtcgcaaaacaaataaaattcaatacaactcaatttaataaaaacatcataTTATAGTGAGGTGTTGGAATAAAGCCTGTTGCATTTCTTGAAATTGATCCAATCATTACAGATTATAGACCCTAATCTGTCTTTAATTTGGTAATTCAATTGTGGAATTAAAAGTGACAGCTCTATTCTGCAGTAGTGCATTTCAAAGCCGATTCCAATTGCTTAATCTTCTATGACAGAAAAGGAGCATGTGTTTATTGAGTTTAGTTAATCATGGCAaagggccagtgtgtgtgtgagtgtctcacCTCCTCTGTTGGCGGCGTCCACAGCTTCTGCTGGCAGACCAAACTGATTCATGAGGGGGCCAAGCTGCCCGGAGGCCAGGGCGCTGCTGAACATGCTCATCGACTGACGGAGGGGAGGAAACACAGTAACTCGGAATTATTCAACCCTGTCGGATGTcaacagatgaaaatgaatctAACCTATTAATTTAACTGTGTGCCACgttgtattttctgttaatACATGACACTTTAATAGAAATGACTTGCATCCATATGCATGTGTTCCCTGATTAGCTAGATTCAGGGGTACTGAGCGGATCAATAGCTGGATAGGTGTGGGTGCAAGGTTTTCATCAGGCCGTTATGGAACTACAGCCTCCATCTCACACCTGTGTCATTGTTATTGTCAGTGTTTCGATTTAAGTTTTCTTCCTACCTGCTGGAACTGAGGGGAGTTGAGTGTGTTCTGGATCTCCTCGGTGCTCTGCAGTAAACTCTCACCGCTGGGTAGGAAGGGCAGCAGCCTCTGCTGCACCTCAGCATTAGTCAGGATGGGAGCCATCATCTCTGGGGTGCAAACACTCGCAAGGtccactaaaaaaaacagaagagcgGAGGTTCTGTTGACactgtctccttctctttctaAACTTCTCTCGACTATTTTGTCTCAACTCCTAACAGacttctccctcacctcctgGTCCCtgagcagcagccgccgccgccgctgggaCGTTCATGGTGGCGAGGATGCTCTGAAGGTCACTGAGCTGGATGGGCTGGTGGGAGGTAGGGCTCCCAACAGAGGCTGGGGTCAGGGGAGTCTGAGCTGCGGCTGCAAACAACAAGAGCAAACATGGAGGTGTAAGGGGTTTTTCAGATATACAAGGTGAGTAAACTagtcattaaaaacaaaatactctTAGTTTCCACtttgaggaaataaaataaataacgtTAAGTATACTCAATTTTCAAGTGCCTGAAAGTTTTGCACAGTACTGCAGATACATCTTCTATGAcgcaatataaaaaataatatcacgTTTTGTATTACAGCTGAAGTAATATGTTGAGTAATAAATTGGTATTGACAGGACGTAAATCTGGAACCGTTATTTATAACAGATTAATAATTCAAGACATTCCTTCAGCAGAATTGCCACATAACCAGCCGCTCAGTTGTGAGGAcctgatgcttttctttgtattacgtcttctttcttttttaatgttctgatattttaaaatgaccatATGATTATTCAGTGAACTGAACAAATAATCTGATCAATAGATTCAATTAATAACAGCAATATCTAAAGTAAAGCTgccacattttctttcacacataTGGCAACAAGTTGTTTCATGATACTGTGTGGCTTTCAAGGATCAAAAGGTAATTCGAATAACTATTAACAGACTGCCATTCTCAATATCTGGATGACTGACAGACGGCGCATAATGACACAGCGCTGCACTTTGTGTACCTGGTGTGGTGGGAGCCACAGTAGTCGGTGACGCAGCTGCGGCAGCGGGAGTCACTGGGGTGGTGGGGGCCTGAGAGGTGCTCAGTCTGGGGGCTGCGCCTGATGAAGGagtggctgctgctgattgGCTACGAGAActaagagggaggaggggggcagatAAGGAAAGACAATTTGAGACccactgttttatttccttcctgCAATATGGCAGACAATAGCTGATGTTCAGTCTCACCTGGACGAGGAGCTGCTTGTAGCTGGTCCTCCTCCACCCAGCAGGTTAGCAAGTCCTGGTCCTGCAAGAGCTCCCAGGCCTCcttggacaaacacaaacaaatcaaaaaaatgtacaaattggGTTTTTCATTGTATTTGCATTTAAGTTCACGCGGCTGAAGTAAAGTGAGCAACTACAGCAAAGGACAGACTGAAATTGTAATTCTTAGTTTTGAAGACATCTTTTTGGGAATAACACGTTGCATAACATGTTAGTGTGAGTTACTGagtactggtgtgtgtgtgtgtgtgtgtgtgtgtgtgtgtgtgtgtgtgtgtgtgtgtgtgtgtgtgtgtgtgtgtgtgtgcgtgcgcatgtgtgtgcgcatgtgtgtgcgcatgtgtggtGCTGCTCACCGAGTCCGCCCAGTCCGGTTGGTCCAATCAGCTGCATTAGCTGGTTGTGGCTCATATTTCCAAGCAGATTTTGGaggcctccctctcctccgagCGCAGAGAGTTCATGGCTGCTGCCGCCTCCGCTGCCTGGTGCTCCAGGAATGGGGGGGTTGTTCAGGTATTCATTCACCTTGCGACAGAACTCCTCGTCCTTCTCCGTCTTTGGCTCCTGATGGAAATGAGACAACAAAGAAACCGTTGAAATCAAAActaattgtcctttttttctctttttatgtgGTGACACAAGGCAGATTTGACATCAGAAGATAAACGAAACAAAACCtattttatttgtgcttttatcATAAAGTACTTAATTCCAAACTCATAATTGAAATTTTGCAGATTGACAAAATGTGCATCTACCGTTTTTacggtgaaaaaaaaccctgtgctTTTCGTACgatctgctgtgaaaaagattTATTAGGCTAAAAATACCCATCTCATCTTCATCTCTGGACTAAAtcagataaaagagaaaaccaTTGGTGAGAATGAATATTTGATGTGTGGCTGCCTGACAAATACACTGATTACAGCCATGCACACCCTGTCATCGTGAGTATAATAATCTCTTTTCTTCTCAATTCATTGCTCTCTTGGCTCGCACTTCATTTTTCCACCCAAGTTTCCCCTCTATTGAACATCCAGCTGCCTGCACACAAATGGACACGGATGCCATTCATTCACACAGGCAGCCTCCAGTTCTGCACCCTTTAAAAAGAAGACGAGGAGCATCGCCCTCTCACCTGCATCCAGAAGAACAGTCTCTTGGATCCGGCTTTAAACTTCAGCACGTAGACACGTCCGGTGGTGCACTGGCTCACCCTTTTGAATTCACAGTCATCAGGGAAGATGATCAGGTCCTGGACGGGAAAGGCACAACATAAGACACCCATGGGAGataaggggagagagaggggtcaGGCTGCTCTGACACAACAATAATCAAACAATTACCAAAAGGAAAATTAAGGCAAGAGCCTTAActcccaaataaaaaaagcaggcTAAATCAGGATTCTGTGTTTCTAAATATACATAGTTATTGACATAGTTTTCCCACCAGGGTACTCACATGTCGACTGTACAGTGCCCCACCCAGAACAAATTTTGATCATAAATatttacaacaacaatatttaacaacaaGTGTAAAGGATCCttacaaaaatgtttgtcatcAATGAGATTTATGATTTATCTGTATTATATAAAAATTGCTTTATCGATATTGACCTCAAAAAGGCCAGACTTGTTGGTCTACGATGaacttaaaaatgttttacttttttttttacaaactactGTTTGGGTATTTTTTAGAGAGTtgacagaaagagacaacacTAAACAAGGGAAGAAAGAGATTGAGAATTAACTACAATAAAAATGGGACACTGTGGCCCACAGTTGGCATTTCAAACCCCTGAAATGTTACTCAGCTAGAACAAAGGACAATGGGCTCGTTGTGAGAACATTCTTGTTCTGGTTCTGGAACATTAGTTTCCAAATATTGCAGTGCCATAGGAATTTCAAATGACAACTGGTTGAAGGccactgagggggaaaaagtttAGTGAAAGTAACAGAAGTTATAAGTCACTCACATCATCAACATTCCCAGTCGTTCTGTCCTTCCAGCAGAAGTGAATGAGGGAGTCGTCGGACTGCTGGACGTACACCGAGCCCTTGCGTTTGTCTGGTGTCACTACGTTCCCCTTCAGGGTCATTTTACCAGCACGAAACTCCACCAGATACTTGCTGGAGCTTCCCCGGGAGCCGCTCACCAAGCTTGGAAAGAGAGCACCTGACGACATCTTCAGATCTCTATGTGAACCGTAGCTGAACACTGGAGATAAGGGAAAACAAGTTgtcaggtttaaaaaacaaatacatgcatTTTACTGTGTCATGACTATCACAGATGTAAAgtaataaaactacaaaaagcagaaaacataTGAAACTATTGTACTGCAAACAAGACATGTACACCTTGCATGCATAGTATGTTTGTGCATGCAAGGTGTTTGACTCTGCTTTCTGGAGGCAAAAAAGTTGgacaaagataaataaacataaatatataacaattatgttgatgaaaaaaggtcaaaaaacCATAAAACcctacaaaaaaacatgcaactaCGATGacgatgaaaataaaatacttaaCAGACaacttactttttaaaaaaggaatcatGACACCTTAATGAACCAAATTTAATCTAAATTTCTGACTTATTCAGCagacattaaaataacaaacagataGGGAATCAATAAGCAATCAACAACAAGTTAGAGCATATTTCAatcaattttaattaaaaaaggggaaaacagacCAGTGATGTGTGTACTGATCATTACGTTTCTGAAAATTGTTAACAATGGGCTCAAaccaaaattaaatgtattatgaaTTTGGTTGTGTACATttgtaaattaatatttcaatatttactcGCAATAATTAACTATAAATCTCTGTAAGACATGTCTTATTGTTCACATCCTGCCTTGCCAACACATTGCACGGTTAAACTCCGACAAACATAGCTAAATTACGACCGCCACAGCAACACTACTGCCTCATCCCAAAGTTTTACACATGTTGAGATGCTcgtttttaccaaaaaaaaaagcgaagcTAACAAAAGTAGCACATAGCCCGTTAGCCGTGGGGGAGCTCTGGCCGAGtcaatgctaacgttagcccgTGACTAGGCTAAACCGACCAGGCCGAAGACTTGCAATTTTCAACAAGATAAAAGTCGTTTGTCTTGAATTCAGAAATAACCAGTCAACTGTGTGTACACGTGTCCTCTGAGCGGCTGCATGTGAAAGAGAAGTTTATAAAGCAAACACGTTCACATACCTGAAGTTTTGCGTTGGCCGAGTTGGCAAGACAAGTCTTTTCTTCTTCGCGTCGCTTTGCTAGTGACGtgactgacttcctgtttggtttggCCGTGAGCGCGCCTGACGTCAGCGGGAGCGTGCACGCGGGGAGTGGGAGGGGTTTTCGCGCGACTGCCGCTGACTGAGTTGGGATTGACAgctcgtcgtccccccccccccacggtgTAGCCGTT from Scophthalmus maximus strain ysfricsl-2021 chromosome 3, ASM2237912v1, whole genome shotgun sequence carries:
- the adrm1 gene encoding proteasomal ubiquitin receptor ADRM1 isoform X2, translated to MSSGALFPSLVSGSRGSSSKYLVEFRAGKMTLKGNVVTPDKRKGSVYVQQSDDSLIHFCWKDRTTGNVDDDLIIFPDDCEFKRVSQCTTGRVYVLKFKAGSKRLFFWMQEPKTEKDEEFCRKVNEYLNNPPIPGAPGSGGGSSHELSALGGEGGLQNLLGNMSHNQLMQLIGPTGLGGLGLGALAGPGLANLLGGGGPATSSSSSSSRSQSAAATPSSGAAPRLSTSQAPTTPVTPAAAAASPTTVAPTTPAAAQTPLTPASVGSPTSHQPIQLSDLQSILATMNVPAAAAAAAQGPGVDLASVCTPEMMAPILTNAEVQQRLLPFLPSGESLLQSTEEIQNTLNSPQFQQSMSMFSSALASGQLGPLMNQFGLPAEAVDAANRGDVEAFARAMQGSKGDSKEKKEDDEDMSLD
- the adrm1 gene encoding proteasomal ubiquitin receptor ADRM1 isoform X1; its protein translation is MSSGALFPSLVSGSRGSSSKYLVEFRAGKMTLKGNVVTPDKRKGSVYVQQSDDSLIHFCWKDRTTGNVDDDLIIFPDDCEFKRVSQCTTGRVYVLKFKAGSKRLFFWMQEPKTEKDEEFCRKVNEYLNNPPIPGAPGSGGGSSHELSALGGEGGLQNLLGNMSHNQLMQLIGPTGLGGLGGLGALAGPGLANLLGGGGPATSSSSSSSRSQSAAATPSSGAAPRLSTSQAPTTPVTPAAAAASPTTVAPTTPAAAQTPLTPASVGSPTSHQPIQLSDLQSILATMNVPAAAAAAAQGPGVDLASVCTPEMMAPILTNAEVQQRLLPFLPSGESLLQSTEEIQNTLNSPQFQQSMSMFSSALASGQLGPLMNQFGLPAEAVDAANRGDVEAFARAMQGSKGDSKEKKEDDEDMSLD